The sequence TTGGCGCCGGTGTTGTCGATGGCGACCTTGAACGGCAGCTGGCGGGTTTCGGCGTAATTGACGACGTAGCTTGGCGGGTCGTAGCTCATGGCGACGGCCAGCGTGTCATAGCCCCGGGTTTTGTACTTGTTGTGGGTGGCGATGATCTTGGGCATTTCGGCGACGCAGGTCACGCAACTGGTGGCCCAGAAATTGACCAGCGTGACCTTGCCCTTCAGGTCGGCCGTGGTCTGCTTGCTGCCGTCGAGCAGCACGAAGGTCGATTCGGGCGCGGCCTGCGCGCCGCTGCAGCCCGCCAGGAACGCCGCACCCCCGAGCGCCAGCGCGCCCGCCAGCACCATGCGGCATACTGCCACGGGAGAAATTTTTATCATGGGAGACCTCTTCATGCAACGTCGAAATTTTAACCAGGCGGGTATGAGCGCGCTGGGCTTGCTGATTCTCGCCACCTGGCGCCATGCCCATGCGCTGTCCCTGGGCGACCTGACCAATGCCGAGGCCAGCAGCGGCCTGAAAACCGCGCTTGAAAAAGGCGCCCTGATGGCCGTTGCCCTGCTTGGCAAGCCCGATGGATTCCTCGGCAACCCAAAAGTTCGCATTCCGCTGCCCGGATACCTCGAAGATGCCTCAAAACTGCTGAAAACCTTTGGCCAGGGCAGGCGTCTCGACGAGTTGACGACCTCGATCAACCGCGCCGCCGAGGCCGCCGTGCCGATGGGCAAGGATTTGCTGGTCAGTGCCGTGCGCGGCATGAATGTCAACGACGCCAAAAACATCCTGACGGGCGGCGATACCTCGGTGACGGCTTTCTTTGCCGACAAGACCCGCGTGCCGCTGGGCGTGAAGTTTTTGCCGGTAGTGAACCGGGCCACTGAAAAGGTTGGCCTGGCGAATCAATACAACGAATTCGCCGGCAAGGCCGCCAGCTTTGGCCTGGTCAGAAAGGAAGACGCCAACATCCAGCAGTACGTCACCGGCAAAACGCTCGATGGCCTTTACCTGATGCTCGGTGAAGAAGAAAAGAAAATCCGCCAGGACCCGGTCGGCACCGGCAGCGCCATCTTGCAGAAGGTATTTGGCGCGCTGAAATAAGCCGGCAGCCCAGGCTCGAAAACCGCATGAGCTTGCAACCATGGCTGATTGGACGGTTGCGGGCCAGCCTGTTAGCCTTGCGGTTTTTTGCACAGGAAAACCATGAAAATCGAGACCATCGCCGTCCACGGCGGCTACACGCCCGACCCGACCACCAAAGCCGTCGCGGTGCCGATCTACCAGACCGTGGCCTACGCGTTTGACAACACCCAGCATGGCGCCGACCTGTTCGACCTGAAGGTGGCGGGCAACATCTACAGCCGCATCATGAACCCGACCAATGCGGTGCTGGAGGCGCGCATGACGGCGCTCGAAGGCGGCATCGGCGCGCTGGCCGTGGCCTCGGGCATGGCGGCGATTGCCTATGCCATCCAGACGATCACCGAAGCCGGCGACAACATCGTCGCCTCGTCGGCGCTGTACGGTGGCACCTACAACCTGTTTGCCCACACCTTTCCGCAAATGGGCATCGAGGTGCGCTTTGCCGACCCGCGCGACCCTGGCTCGTTCGCGCCGCTGATCGATGCCCGCACCAAGGCGGTGTTTTGCGAGTCCGTGGGCAATCCGCTGGGCAACGTGACTGACATTGCTGCGCTGGCCGGGGTGGCGCATGCTGGCGGCGTGCCGCTGATCGTTGATAACACCGTGTCCAGCCCCTACCTGTGCCGCCCGTTCGAGCACGGCGCCGACATCGTCGTGCATGCGCTGACCAAATACCTGGGCGGCCACGGCACGACGCTGGGCGGCGTGATCGTTGACAGCGGCAAGTTCCCGTGGGCCGAGCACAAGGCGCGCTTCAGGCGCCTGAACGAGCCCGACGTGAGCTACCACGGCGTGGTGTACACCGAGGCGCTGGGCGCTGCCGCCTATATCGGCCGGGCGCGCGTGGTGCCGCTGCGCAACATGGGCGCGGCCCTGAGCGCCATGGCTGCCTTCCAGATTCTGCAGGGCATCGAAACACTGGCGCTGCGCATGGACCGCATCTGCGACAACGCGCTGGCGATTGCGTATTTCCTGAAGAACCATCCGAAAGTGGCCTGGGTCAACTACGCTGGCCTGCCCGAGCACCGCGACCATGCGCTGGTGCAGCAGTACATGGGCGGCAAGGCCTCGGGCATCATCAGCTTTGGCGTCAAGTCGCAGGCCGATGCGATGGCGGCGGGATCGCGTTTTCAGGATGCGCTGCAGCTGTTCACCCGGCTGGTCAATATCGGCGACGCCAAGTCGCTGGCCTGCCACCCGGCCTCGACCACGCACCGCCAGCTGAACCCGGCCGAACTGGCCAAGGCCGGCGTGAGCACGGACATGGTGCGGCTGTCGGTCGGTATCGAGCACATCGACGACCTGCTGGCCGATCTGGAGCAGGCGCTGGCGGCGGTCTGATCGTTGCCATCGCGCAACAGTTTTTCGTTGATAAAACCGGGAAAATTTGATCTGGCTCAAACACCTGGTGCGCGAGTAGGCCGGATGACCAGGGTTTGCGCCACATCAGCTTGTTTTAAACACTGAAAGCGTCCAATCAGTTCTGGGAATATTCCCGGTTCTTTATTCGCCGCTCATCATGAAAAAACAACTCATCGCCGCCGCCGTTCTGTCCACCCTGTTGTCGGGCGCGGCCTTTGCACAGCAAGCCACGGAAGGCCCGTGGATGGTGCGTGCCCGCGCCGTGCATCTGGACAGCGCGAACGGTGACAGCACCGGCCTGGGCCTGTCGGTGAACAACAAGTGGATGCCCGAAGTGGACATCAGCTATTTCGTGAACAAGAACGTGGCGGTCGAGCTGGTCCTGACGGTGCCGCAAAAGCACACCATGTACTCCAACGGTGTGGAAATCGGCACGCTCAAGCACCTGCCGCCCACGCTGCTGGGCCAGTACCACTTTGACATGAACGGCTTCAAGCCCTATGTCGGCGCAGGCGTCAACTTCACGCGTTTTTCCGGTGTCAACCTGCTGGGCGGCGTGGCCACTGTGGACAAGAACAGCTGGGGTCCGGCACTGCAGGTGGGCGTGGACATTCCACTCAGCAAGGGCCTGTACCTCAATCTGGACGTGAAAAAGGTCTATATCCGCACCGACGTGGCGGCTGCTGGCACCAAGATTGGCGAATTCAAGGTCGATCCCCTGCTGGTCGGCGTGGGTCTGGGCTGGCGCTTCTAAGTTCGGGTTTCCTGAACACAAGCCCTGTCATGCGCTCGCATGACAGGGCTTTTTACATGCAGGCGGCCGCGCGCCAAACGGCTAGACTGCCCGGCATGCAATCCCCTACCGAAATTCAACAGCATCTGGACTCCGTCGAAGATGCCTTCAGGCGCGCCCGGCTGCGCGCCATGCAGCGGGTGGCCGGCGGCCTGCTGTTGCTGGCCTTTGCGGTGTTTTGCCTGGCCCGCAGCCTGTCCGGGCTGCATCCCGCCTGGGGCTATGTGGAAGCTTTTGCCGAAGCGGCCATGGTCGGCGCGGTGGCGGACTGGTTTGCCGTCGTCGCGCTGTTTCGCCATCCGCTGGGCATTCCGGTGTGGCACACGGCCATCATTGCGAACAGCAAGGACGACATCGGGCGCAATCTGGGCCAGTTTGTCGAAAGCTATTTCGTGACCGAAGAAGGCATTGCCCAGCGCATCCGGCAGGCCAACCCGGCCGGCCTGCTCGGCGCCTGGCTGCTGGCGCCCGGCCATGCGGCGCAGCTGGGCCATGCCACGGCCAAAGCCTTGAAGGCACTGCTCAATGCCCTGGATGACCCATCGATGAGCCAGTTGCTGAAGGATGCGGCCGCCGGGCAGCTGGCCCGCTTCGACATCTCGGCCAACGCCGGGCAACTGCTGGACCTGCTGGTGGCCGAGGGCAAGCACCAGCAATTGCTCAACAGCGTGTTGCACAGCCTGGGCGACTACCTGAGCGAGGAAACCAACCAGCAGCAGGCCACCGATTTCCTGATTGCCGCGTTCGGCGTCGAAAACGTGCTCTACAAGGTCGGAACGGCCGCCATCGGTCCGAGGGCGTTGCGCTCGCTGAGCCGGTCGGCCCATGAGGTGCTGGAAGACCCCGCGCATCCGGCCCGCGAGCGTTTCAACGGCTGGGTGCAAAACTTCGTGCTGCACCTCAAGGACGATCCGCAATGGCGGGAGTTCATCGTCAGGCACCAGCAGGACACCCTGGCCAATGAACGGGTGCAGGCCTTGCTCGGCGGCCTGTGGGGCCGGGTCAAGGCGCGCCTGCTCGATGACCTGGGCCGGGACGATCCGGCCATGGCCCGGCAGATTTCGGTGCTGGCGCGCAAGGTCGGGCAAGCGCTGGCGCAGGATGCGCGGCTGGTCGAGGGGCTCAACGGCGCCATCGAGTCGGGCAGCGTCCTGCTGGTGCGCAATTACCGGGGCGAGGTGGGGCACTTCATCGAGGCGAAACTGGCCCAGTGGACGCGCGAGGAAATGACCGACCGCATCGAACTGGCCATCGGGCGTGACCTGCAGTTCATCCGCATCAACGGCACGCTGGTTGGCGGGCTGGTCGGGCTGGCCATCTACAGCGTGACCCGTTTGCTCGGTTGATGCTATTTTTTGTATAGCTGATTACGCATATGGGGCGTGCGCAAAAAGCCTTTTTTATCATTAAATCGAGCCGTCACATGCCGCCAAGGGCTTACGCGCCGCACCCCAGCAGAATCCGCACCAGCGCCGCAGGCTCGCTGACCATCGGGTCGTGGCCGGTTTGAAGCTCGATGGTGCTGGCGCCCGGCAGCCAGGCGCCGTCCCAGAATTTCGGGTCCTTGGCCCGCAGCCGGCTGGGCGCAATCGTCGCCAGCGCCGGCTCGGTGCAGCTGACGAAGGTGCGCGGCACGGCGGCGACGCGCTGCACGTCAAAGTCCAGCGGCGCCTGGTAGGTGTTGCCGGGGTGCGGCGTCTGGCGGCGCTTGACCCATTCGCGGTCGTCATCCTTGAGACCGTACACCTCCGGGTCGGGCGGCGGAAAGCTGAAATGCGCGGACGCCTGCGCAGCGGCCAGGCGCTGCTGCTGCGTGGCGCTGGACTGCGTGCTGCTCCAGCTTTCGCCGGGCTTGGGCACGACCGCATCGACATACACCAGGTGCTTGAGGCGCTGGCCCAGCCGGTCGGCCACCGCCGTGCCGATCATGCCGGCGTAGGAATGCACCGCCAGCACCACGTCCAGCAGCTCTTCGGCCTCGATGAGGTTGATCACGTCGTCGATGTGGGTGTCGAGCGTGATGGCGGGCGACAGCAGGTGGGCGCGCTCGCCCAGGCCGGTCAGCGTGACCGCATGCACGCGGTGGCCGCCGCGCTGCAGCACTGCCGTCACGCGCTGCCAGCACCAGCCGCCGTGCCACGCGCCATGCACCAGGACAAAATTGGCCATCAGATCACCCGCGCGGTTTTGAGTTGGGACAGTTGCGCGTCGGAGTAGTCCAGCAGCTCGCGCAGGACTTCTTCGGTGTGCTGGCCGAGCAGCGGCGGCGGCAGGCCGCCCTGGCCCGGCGTGCGCACCGGCGTGGCGCTGAGCTTGATCGGGCTGGCCACCAGCGGCAGGTCGCTCTTGAGCGGATGCCGCCAGTGGGTGACCATGTCCCGCGCTTCGATCTGCGGGTCGGCAAACACCTCGGCCAGGTTGTTGATGGCGCCGCACGGCACCTTGGCCGCCTCCAGCGCGGCCAGCCAGTCGGCCTTGCCGCGCAGTTTCATGACGCTTTCCAGAATCGGCACCAGTTGGGCGCGGTTGTGCACGCGGTCGCGGTTCTTGGCAAACAGCGGGTTCACGCCGAGTTCGGGAATGCCCGCGATGGCGCAGAACTTCACGTACTGCGCGTCGTTGCCGACCGCCAGGATCAGGTGGTCCTTGCTGCCGTCGGCTGCGGGCGCGACCTCGAACACCTGGTAGGGCACGATGTTCATGTGCGCATTGCCCACGCGCTGCGGCACCTTGCCGCTGACCAGGTAGTTGGCGCCCAGGTTGGCCAGCATGGCGACCTGGGTGTCGAGCAGCGCCAGGTCCACCAGCTGGCCAACGCCGGTTTTTTCGGCATGGCGCAGGGCGGCCAGGATGCCGACGGTGGCGTACATGCCGGTCATCAGGTCGGCCACGGCGACGCCGACTTTTTGCGGGCCGCCGCCCAGGTCGTCGCGCTCGCCGGTCACGCTCATCAGCCCGCCCATGCCTTGGATGGCGTAGTCGTAGCCGGCGCGTTCGGCATACGGCCCGTTTTGCCCAAAGCCGGTGACCGAGCAGTACACCAGGCGCGGGTTCAGCAGCTTGAGCGATGCATAGTCCAGGCCGTAGCGCGCCATGTCGCCGACCTTGAAGTTCTCGACGAACACATCGCAATGCCGGGCCAACTCGCGGATCAGCGCCTGGCCGTCGGGTTTGGCGATGTCACAGGTGACCGAGCGCTTGTTGCGGTTGGCGCCCAGGTAGTAGGCGGCTTCGTGCGTCTCCGCTCCTTCGTCGTCCTTCAGGAACGGCGGCCCCCAGGTGCGGGTGTCGTCGCCGCTGCCGGGGCGCTCGATCTTGATGACGTCGGCCCCCAGGTCGGCCAGCGTCTGGGTACACCACGGGCCCGCGAGCACGCGGGATAAATCGAGAATGCGGATGCCATTGAGTGAATTCATCCAGCCATTTTGACCCAAATGGTTCAAACGGCACTGCATTCACTTGCGTGCCGTTTATCACTGCGCGGTGCTTCGCCTGGATTGGTGACCCATACCAGCCCTCATCCGGCATGCCTGCGCGTGGTTCGCCCCTACTTGACGCACAATGGTATTCTCACGCGCTACTAAATTGAACGCCAAGACATATGGACCTCAAACAGCTTTCCGCTAGCTTGGGCCTTTCTCCGACTACGGTAAGTCGGGCCTTGAATGGATATCCCGAGGTTAGTGAGCGCACCCGGGAGCGCGTCATCGAGGCCGCAAAGGAAGTGGGATACGAGCCGAACGTGACGGCGCGACGCCTTGCGCGAGGTGCCGTGGACGCCATCGGCATCGTTCACCCCACCGGAGCCGGCCATCTGGATGACCCCCGATTTCTGGAGGTGGTGGATGGGCTGACTGAACGGTTTTCCAAAGCCGGCATCGACTTGCTGATCGCTTCAGCGCGCCAGAAAGAAGAGGTTGCCACCTACAAGCGCTTGTTGCAGGGACGCCGTGTCGATGGGTTCATCGTCCACCACACGCGCCGTGTCGATCCCCGGCTTGACTACCTCCAGGAATGCGGTGCGCCGTTCGTGGCCTATGGCCGCACAGACACGCCTGACTCGTATGCTTGGTTCGACTTCGATAATGCCCTCGGTAGCTCTCTGGCGGTCCGGCGCTTACAAGAATTTGGCCATCGGCGGATTGCCTACATGCACGCGCCTCTGGAGCTGCACTTCGCCTACCAACGCTACCAGGGCTACCTGGATGCCATGCATGCCGCGGGCTTGCCCGTGGATCCAGGTCTTGTCGTTCCGGCGGGGTTCGGGCGTCGCGGTGGTTACGAGGCGATGAAGACGCTGCTCGACCGCGCCGAAGGTCCGACCGCAGTGATCGTTGACAATAATTTGTGTGGTGTGGGTGTCCTGCGCTGCGCATTGGACGCGGGCCTGAAGATCGGGCGCCAGCTTTCCCTCATCGTTTACGACGGCGTACCGGTTGATTCCGTCGTAACCTCGGTGCAGGTCACGTCGATTGAGCAGCCCACGTCGTATGCCGTGGGCGTCCAGCTCGCAGAATTGATGATTGGGGTTCTCGCCGGCCAGCCTGTGCAGGAATTGCAGACGCTGTGGTCTCCTCGAATCGCCGCTGGCTCGTCGGACGGACCGATCAGCGAGCATTGAGGGCGCTGGGCCGGTGGTGACAGAAGACCCGCGACGCTGGCAATGGCGAAAAAGGCCGGACAAGTCCGGCCCTGAGTACCTCAGAAGTTCTTGGGAGGGTTCAGAAGTTGTAGTTGAAACGGACCCTGACGCCGGTCTCGTCGTTGGAACGGTTCACGCCGCCGGCCTTTGAGAACGAGACGGCTGGAGTCACTGTGGCGCCCTTGATGTCGAACAAGGGGAAGGTGTACGCGGCATAGGCGGTGGTGACCTTGTAGCTCCCTGCCGGCAGCTTGGTGTTGCCGAAGATCAGGCCGCCACCCAGACCGAACTTGGTGTCGCCAATGAGTGCATAGCTGGTCTGCTTGTTGCCACTGGCATCCTTGTTGGCTGCGGCGTTGCCCACCAAGGTGAAGTCGCTGAAGTTGTAGCTGCCCGTGAAGCCGAAGCCGGTACGGGTTTTGCCACCGACGTTGTACTTGATGGACTCCAGGCCCGCGCGCAATAACCAAGGGCCTTGTTCATAGCTCAAAACTGGACGCAGGCCTTTCGGGGCGACGTAGGCTGCCCCGGGCAACGTGCCGACGGTCGCCCGGGTTTCGATGGCTCCGAGTTCAAACGACAGGCCAGAGCCCAGGTTCACCGTGCCGGCGGCCTGGAACACCTCGGAGCCTGCGCGCCCGCGCAGCACATTGGCCCGGTACACCGAGGAGACGCCATCTCCGGTGGCGTAGAGAACGAGCACATCGCGCGGAAGGCGGAACAGGTCTGCCGCTTCGAAGCGGCCCAATTTCAGGTCCGCCGTGCTGGAGCCGAGTTGCACCCACATGTCGTCGGTCGCGGCGGCCCCGTCCTTTTTGGCCAGCAAGCTGGCGCGGCCCGCCACGAAATAGTTGCTGCCGACCTTACCGACGGCATTTACTTCGACCCGCCCGCTTTGCGATAGCCCCCGGTTGTTATTGAGGTAAGTGCTGTCCAGTTCGAGGTTGGCGTTGAACTCGGCGGCATGCGCTGCGCTAGCAGTCACCAGCGTGACCGCTAGCGCGATGGCAGTTTTCGAAAGATTGTTCATGTTCAGTTCCACAGGTGGGTGTTTGAGTTAGTAGAAGAAGCGTCAGAGCTTCGTTGGTGCCAAGTTCATATCGTCTCATCTTCCATTAAAAGCGCTTTGAAGTTAATTCAAAGCGCTTTTAATGTATCCAAAGCGATTTGAATTCGTCTTGGTAGAATCCCTAGTCCCAGCGCAGATGCAGAATGAATCTGCGGAATTTATCGGCTGTGCGGTGTCTGAAAAACCCGGAGCAGCAGGTTCGTCGGCGTTTTCCTCGCGTAGCAAGAGCCGATATGGCCGCTGGCTGGTCTCCAACGCCGCTTACTGGGGGCAGAATGCGGAGATGAAAAGAACCCAGAAGACGTCTTCACGGTCCGCAGATGACGCCACGGAGAAGGGGCGCCCGCAAATGGCCGACCTTGCGCGGCTGGCAGGCGTTTCCGTGGCCACGGTATCGCGCGCACTTAATGGCAGCGCGCTGATCAGCAAGGACACCCGTGAGCGAATTGAAGAGCTTGCGCGTTCGCTCAACTATTCCATCAATATCGGCGCCAAGAATCTGCGGCTCAAGCAGAACCGCACGATTGCGGTTGTGATTCCGTATGACCGGGTGTCACGCCAGCATATTTCGGATCCTTTTTTCCTGGCCATGGTGGGCAGCCTGGCTGATGCCATTACCGAGCGCGGGTTTGACATGCTGCTGTCGCGCGTGGATGCTGAAAGCCTGGATTC comes from Polaromonas naphthalenivorans CJ2 and encodes:
- a CDS encoding OmpW/AlkL family protein; translated protein: MKKQLIAAAVLSTLLSGAAFAQQATEGPWMVRARAVHLDSANGDSTGLGLSVNNKWMPEVDISYFVNKNVAVELVLTVPQKHTMYSNGVEIGTLKHLPPTLLGQYHFDMNGFKPYVGAGVNFTRFSGVNLLGGVATVDKNSWGPALQVGVDIPLSKGLYLNLDVKKVYIRTDVAAAGTKIGEFKVDPLLVGVGLGWRF
- a CDS encoding substrate-binding domain-containing protein — its product is MDLKQLSASLGLSPTTVSRALNGYPEVSERTRERVIEAAKEVGYEPNVTARRLARGAVDAIGIVHPTGAGHLDDPRFLEVVDGLTERFSKAGIDLLIASARQKEEVATYKRLLQGRRVDGFIVHHTRRVDPRLDYLQECGAPFVAYGRTDTPDSYAWFDFDNALGSSLAVRRLQEFGHRRIAYMHAPLELHFAYQRYQGYLDAMHAAGLPVDPGLVVPAGFGRRGGYEAMKTLLDRAEGPTAVIVDNNLCGVGVLRCALDAGLKIGRQLSLIVYDGVPVDSVVTSVQVTSIEQPTSYAVGVQLAELMIGVLAGQPVQELQTLWSPRIAAGSSDGPISEH
- a CDS encoding DUF445 domain-containing protein; its protein translation is MQSPTEIQQHLDSVEDAFRRARLRAMQRVAGGLLLLAFAVFCLARSLSGLHPAWGYVEAFAEAAMVGAVADWFAVVALFRHPLGIPVWHTAIIANSKDDIGRNLGQFVESYFVTEEGIAQRIRQANPAGLLGAWLLAPGHAAQLGHATAKALKALLNALDDPSMSQLLKDAAAGQLARFDISANAGQLLDLLVAEGKHQQLLNSVLHSLGDYLSEETNQQQATDFLIAAFGVENVLYKVGTAAIGPRALRSLSRSAHEVLEDPAHPARERFNGWVQNFVLHLKDDPQWREFIVRHQQDTLANERVQALLGGLWGRVKARLLDDLGRDDPAMARQISVLARKVGQALAQDARLVEGLNGAIESGSVLLVRNYRGEVGHFIEAKLAQWTREEMTDRIELAIGRDLQFIRINGTLVGGLVGLAIYSVTRLLG
- a CDS encoding alpha/beta fold hydrolase; this encodes MANFVLVHGAWHGGWCWQRVTAVLQRGGHRVHAVTLTGLGERAHLLSPAITLDTHIDDVINLIEAEELLDVVLAVHSYAGMIGTAVADRLGQRLKHLVYVDAVVPKPGESWSSTQSSATQQQRLAAAQASAHFSFPPPDPEVYGLKDDDREWVKRRQTPHPGNTYQAPLDFDVQRVAAVPRTFVSCTEPALATIAPSRLRAKDPKFWDGAWLPGASTIELQTGHDPMVSEPAALVRILLGCGA
- a CDS encoding CaiB/BaiF CoA transferase family protein, with amino-acid sequence MNSLNGIRILDLSRVLAGPWCTQTLADLGADVIKIERPGSGDDTRTWGPPFLKDDEGAETHEAAYYLGANRNKRSVTCDIAKPDGQALIRELARHCDVFVENFKVGDMARYGLDYASLKLLNPRLVYCSVTGFGQNGPYAERAGYDYAIQGMGGLMSVTGERDDLGGGPQKVGVAVADLMTGMYATVGILAALRHAEKTGVGQLVDLALLDTQVAMLANLGANYLVSGKVPQRVGNAHMNIVPYQVFEVAPAADGSKDHLILAVGNDAQYVKFCAIAGIPELGVNPLFAKNRDRVHNRAQLVPILESVMKLRGKADWLAALEAAKVPCGAINNLAEVFADPQIEARDMVTHWRHPLKSDLPLVASPIKLSATPVRTPGQGGLPPPLLGQHTEEVLRELLDYSDAQLSQLKTARVI
- a CDS encoding DUF4197 domain-containing protein; translated protein: MQRRNFNQAGMSALGLLILATWRHAHALSLGDLTNAEASSGLKTALEKGALMAVALLGKPDGFLGNPKVRIPLPGYLEDASKLLKTFGQGRRLDELTTSINRAAEAAVPMGKDLLVSAVRGMNVNDAKNILTGGDTSVTAFFADKTRVPLGVKFLPVVNRATEKVGLANQYNEFAGKAASFGLVRKEDANIQQYVTGKTLDGLYLMLGEEEKKIRQDPVGTGSAILQKVFGALK
- a CDS encoding TlpA family protein disulfide reductase, with the translated sequence MIKISPVAVCRMVLAGALALGGAAFLAGCSGAQAAPESTFVLLDGSKQTTADLKGKVTLVNFWATSCVTCVAEMPKIIATHNKYKTRGYDTLAVAMSYDPPSYVVNYAETRQLPFKVAIDNTGANAKAWGDVQLTPTTFLVNKRGQIVKQFVGEPDFAALHQLIEKLLAET
- a CDS encoding O-acetylhomoserine aminocarboxypropyltransferase/cysteine synthase family protein encodes the protein MKIETIAVHGGYTPDPTTKAVAVPIYQTVAYAFDNTQHGADLFDLKVAGNIYSRIMNPTNAVLEARMTALEGGIGALAVASGMAAIAYAIQTITEAGDNIVASSALYGGTYNLFAHTFPQMGIEVRFADPRDPGSFAPLIDARTKAVFCESVGNPLGNVTDIAALAGVAHAGGVPLIVDNTVSSPYLCRPFEHGADIVVHALTKYLGGHGTTLGGVIVDSGKFPWAEHKARFRRLNEPDVSYHGVVYTEALGAAAYIGRARVVPLRNMGAALSAMAAFQILQGIETLALRMDRICDNALAIAYFLKNHPKVAWVNYAGLPEHRDHALVQQYMGGKASGIISFGVKSQADAMAAGSRFQDALQLFTRLVNIGDAKSLACHPASTTHRQLNPAELAKAGVSTDMVRLSVGIEHIDDLLADLEQALAAV
- a CDS encoding carbohydrate porin; the protein is MNNLSKTAIALAVTLVTASAAHAAEFNANLELDSTYLNNNRGLSQSGRVEVNAVGKVGSNYFVAGRASLLAKKDGAAATDDMWVQLGSSTADLKLGRFEAADLFRLPRDVLVLYATGDGVSSVYRANVLRGRAGSEVFQAAGTVNLGSGLSFELGAIETRATVGTLPGAAYVAPKGLRPVLSYEQGPWLLRAGLESIKYNVGGKTRTGFGFTGSYNFSDFTLVGNAAANKDASGNKQTSYALIGDTKFGLGGGLIFGNTKLPAGSYKVTTAYAAYTFPLFDIKGATVTPAVSFSKAGGVNRSNDETGVRVRFNYNF